In the Gemmatimonadota bacterium genome, CATGACGTCGATCTCCGCCCGGCTCTCCGAGTATCTTGACCATCGCCGCCGCTTCGGGGCGGACATGACGTCGGTCGGTTTCGTCCTCAAGCCGTTCGCCGCCTTTGCCGATGCAGAGGGCGCCGAATGGATCACGACTGAACTGTTCCTGCGCTGGAAGGAGACGTTCGGGTCGGCAGGCCCGAACGCATGGGGCACGCGGTTTCCTGTCGTGCGCAGCTTTGCAAGCTGGCTGCACGGCATCGACGACCGCCACGAAGTGCCGCCCAAGGGATTGATTCCATGGCGCGGGGCACGTCCGCGGCCATGGATCTACAGCGAAGCGGAGATCGAGCGGATCGTGGTCACCGCGGCAGCATTGCCCTCGCGATCAGGGCTGCGTGGCGCGACCTTCTCGACCCTGTTCGGCCTGATCGCGGTAACCGGCCTCCGGATTGGCGAAGCCCTCGGGCTCG is a window encoding:
- a CDS encoding integrase encodes the protein MTSISARLSEYLDHRRRFGADMTSVGFVLKPFAAFADAEGAEWITTELFLRWKETFGSAGPNAWGTRFPVVRSFASWLHGIDDRHEVPPKGLIPWRGARPRPWIYSEAEIERIVVTAAALPSRSGLRGATFSTLFGLIAVTGLRIGEALGL